In the genome of Raphanus sativus cultivar WK10039 chromosome 4, ASM80110v3, whole genome shotgun sequence, one region contains:
- the LOC108851186 gene encoding probable proteasome inhibitor isoform X2, with amino-acid sequence MANPQIVMLVIKSSRPRFRNDCDKVAFVVHATFVASGYKLVAVGRQALAKDALAPSPTQGEVGIEGWNESDEYAFVYVDPKKGSRKVVVKCLAIDGGKLLVDAVAEGVTEPAHLKIRVKEYVAESRVESDYDGQFKNLDELVTKLQNHILDKLDGGLNPLAYTTWTSSKREKEPEPEPLYYPRGPFPLGPPFHRPSGVVVVDRPDYSALMPGPPAGTFPVARDGNMLVGSHDLGILHRVRDQIQLGFMGYSQPIVPPPRVLYDHIGSGFETGRFGRQSPRSSRGDIHPDLQHCPRRFGSDYM; translated from the exons ATGGCGAATCCACAGATCGTAATGCTTGTGATCAAATCTTCTCGTCCACGTTTTCGCAACGACTGCGACAAAGTAGCCTTCGTAGTCCACGCTACTTTCGTCGCCTCCGGTTACAAACTCGTCGCAGTCGGACGGCAAGCGTTGGCTAAAGACGCTCTCGCTCCCTCTCCTACTCAAG GTGAGGTTGGGATCGAGGGATGGAACGAGTCCGACGAGTACGCGTTTGTTTACGTGGATCCGAAGAAAGGATCGAGGAAAGTTGTGGTTAAGTGTTTGGCGATAGATGGTGGTAAGCTTCTTGTTGATGCCGTAGCTGAGGGTGTAACAGAGCCTGCTCATCTCAAGAtaag AGTTAAGGAGTATGTTGCTGAATCTAGAGTGGAGAGTGATTACGATGGCCAGTTCAAGAATTTGGACGAGTTAGTCACTAAGTTGCAGAATCATATCCTGGATAAGCTTGATGGAGGACTTAATCCTCTTGCTTATACGACCTGGACCAG TTccaagagagagaaagagcctGAGCCTGAGCCTTTATATTACCCACGAGGGCCTTTCCCATTAGGCCCTCCGTTTCATCGTCCCTCAGG GGTGGTAGTGGTCGATCGCCCGGATTACAGCGCTCTTATGCCTGGCCCGCCTGCTGGAACTTTCCCGGTGGCCAGGGATGGAAACATGCTTGTTGGATCACATGATCTAGGCATACTCCACAGAGTTCGTGATCAGATTCAGCTTGGCTTCATGGGATATTCACAACC GATTGTTCCACCTCCTCGTGTTCTTTATGATCATATTGGCTCAGGTTTTGAGACTGGCCGATTCGGGAG GCAATCTCCAAGGAGCAGCCGAGGGGATATTCATCCTGATCTTCAGCATTGTCCCCGCCGTTTTGGTTCAGATTATATGTAG
- the LOC108851186 gene encoding probable proteasome inhibitor isoform X1, whose protein sequence is MANPQIVMLVIKSSRPRFRNDCDKVAFVVHATFVASGYKLVAVGRQALAKDALAPSPTQVLGEVGIEGWNESDEYAFVYVDPKKGSRKVVVKCLAIDGGKLLVDAVAEGVTEPAHLKIRVKEYVAESRVESDYDGQFKNLDELVTKLQNHILDKLDGGLNPLAYTTWTSSKREKEPEPEPLYYPRGPFPLGPPFHRPSGVVVVDRPDYSALMPGPPAGTFPVARDGNMLVGSHDLGILHRVRDQIQLGFMGYSQPIVPPPRVLYDHIGSGFETGRFGRQSPRSSRGDIHPDLQHCPRRFGSDYM, encoded by the exons ATGGCGAATCCACAGATCGTAATGCTTGTGATCAAATCTTCTCGTCCACGTTTTCGCAACGACTGCGACAAAGTAGCCTTCGTAGTCCACGCTACTTTCGTCGCCTCCGGTTACAAACTCGTCGCAGTCGGACGGCAAGCGTTGGCTAAAGACGCTCTCGCTCCCTCTCCTACTCAAG TCTTAGGTGAGGTTGGGATCGAGGGATGGAACGAGTCCGACGAGTACGCGTTTGTTTACGTGGATCCGAAGAAAGGATCGAGGAAAGTTGTGGTTAAGTGTTTGGCGATAGATGGTGGTAAGCTTCTTGTTGATGCCGTAGCTGAGGGTGTAACAGAGCCTGCTCATCTCAAGAtaag AGTTAAGGAGTATGTTGCTGAATCTAGAGTGGAGAGTGATTACGATGGCCAGTTCAAGAATTTGGACGAGTTAGTCACTAAGTTGCAGAATCATATCCTGGATAAGCTTGATGGAGGACTTAATCCTCTTGCTTATACGACCTGGACCAG TTccaagagagagaaagagcctGAGCCTGAGCCTTTATATTACCCACGAGGGCCTTTCCCATTAGGCCCTCCGTTTCATCGTCCCTCAGG GGTGGTAGTGGTCGATCGCCCGGATTACAGCGCTCTTATGCCTGGCCCGCCTGCTGGAACTTTCCCGGTGGCCAGGGATGGAAACATGCTTGTTGGATCACATGATCTAGGCATACTCCACAGAGTTCGTGATCAGATTCAGCTTGGCTTCATGGGATATTCACAACC GATTGTTCCACCTCCTCGTGTTCTTTATGATCATATTGGCTCAGGTTTTGAGACTGGCCGATTCGGGAG GCAATCTCCAAGGAGCAGCCGAGGGGATATTCATCCTGATCTTCAGCATTGTCCCCGCCGTTTTGGTTCAGATTATATGTAG
- the LOC108851856 gene encoding putative lipid-transfer protein DIR1 → MASSMKFLCVLGLILLVGTAVDGAGECGKSTPDNEAMKLAPCVGAAQDANAAVPGGCCSQIRRFSQNPKCLCAVLLSDTAKASGVQPEVALTIPKRCNFANRPVGYKCGAYTLP, encoded by the exons atggcATCTTCTATGAAATTTCTCTGCGTTCTTGGCCTTATTCTCCTTGTTGGTACAGCTGTAGACGGAGCAGGAGAGTGCGGTAAATCTACTCCGGACAATGAGGCGATGAAGCTGGCCCCATGTGTAGGCGCGGCTCAGGACGCTAACGCCGCCGTGCCGGGCGGTTGCTGTTCTCAGATTAGAAGATTCTCTCAGAATCCTAAGTGTCTCTGCGCCGTTCTTCTCTCCGACACGGCTAAAGCCTCAGGAGTGCAGCCGGAGGTTGCCCTCACTATCCCCAAACGCTGCAATTTCGCTAACCGCCCCGTCGGTTACAAGTGCGGAG CATACACACTTCCATGA